One part of the Tunicatimonas pelagia genome encodes these proteins:
- a CDS encoding Glu/Leu/Phe/Val family dehydrogenase produces MENYSFFDNVNKFVGQAAGYLELPQGLLDQIKQCNSVYQMNFPVKLDNGNYEVIEAYRVQHSHHRLPVKGGIRYSMAVNEDEVKALAALMSYKCALVDVPFGGAKGGVRIDTRKYSESELEKITRRYTTELIRKNFISPAQDVPAPDYGTGAREMAWIADTYSSMNTGELNALACVTGKPISLHGIRGRTEATGRGVFYGIRTAVDVTEDMESLGLTPGLEGKRIIIQGLGNVGYYSAKYLQEGGAIITGIAEYNGGIYDPNGLDVEEVYQLKQEKGSILDYKNAKNIQNSIELLEYDCDILVPAALENQITAENAPGVKAKIIGEAANGPVTTEAANILQEKGLRILPDFYLNAGGVTVSYFEWLKNLSHVAFGRMDKRYEELTNRSMVAAMEEITGHQLSDTQRSSLVRGAGEIDIVNSGLEETMMNAYYTIWEIMKTKETGSLRIASFISAMEKIATAYVARGIFP; encoded by the coding sequence ATGGAAAATTACAGCTTTTTTGACAACGTCAATAAGTTCGTCGGGCAAGCCGCCGGGTACTTAGAGTTACCTCAAGGGCTTCTCGATCAGATCAAACAATGTAATAGTGTTTACCAAATGAACTTTCCAGTAAAGTTGGATAATGGAAACTACGAGGTAATTGAGGCGTACCGAGTGCAACATTCCCACCACCGCCTGCCGGTAAAGGGAGGTATTCGCTACAGCATGGCGGTAAATGAAGATGAAGTGAAAGCATTGGCCGCGCTGATGAGCTACAAGTGCGCCCTAGTAGATGTGCCCTTTGGTGGAGCTAAAGGAGGAGTAAGGATTGATACCCGCAAATACAGCGAAAGCGAATTGGAAAAAATTACCCGACGGTATACGACTGAGCTTATTCGCAAGAACTTTATTAGTCCTGCCCAGGATGTACCTGCCCCTGACTACGGAACCGGAGCCCGGGAGATGGCTTGGATTGCAGATACCTACTCATCAATGAACACTGGTGAGCTTAACGCGCTAGCCTGCGTTACCGGAAAACCCATTTCTTTACACGGAATTCGTGGGCGAACCGAAGCTACCGGACGCGGGGTTTTTTACGGTATTCGTACTGCGGTAGATGTTACGGAAGATATGGAAAGCTTGGGTCTAACTCCGGGTTTGGAGGGCAAACGAATAATTATTCAGGGACTCGGAAACGTAGGATATTACTCTGCCAAATACTTGCAAGAAGGCGGGGCAATTATTACCGGAATTGCCGAGTACAACGGAGGAATCTATGATCCTAATGGCCTAGATGTAGAGGAAGTATATCAGTTAAAGCAGGAGAAAGGCTCCATTCTCGACTATAAGAATGCTAAAAATATTCAGAACTCTATTGAGCTGTTAGAGTACGACTGTGATATTTTGGTGCCAGCTGCTTTAGAAAATCAGATTACCGCCGAAAATGCCCCAGGGGTTAAGGCAAAGATCATTGGCGAAGCAGCCAACGGCCCGGTAACAACCGAAGCAGCCAATATACTTCAGGAGAAGGGATTACGCATATTGCCTGATTTTTACTTAAATGCTGGCGGGGTTACTGTATCGTATTTTGAGTGGTTAAAGAACTTATCGCACGTAGCCTTCGGACGCATGGATAAACGCTACGAAGAGCTGACCAACCGCAGTATGGTAGCGGCTATGGAGGAGATTACGGGGCATCAGCTTTCGGATACGCAACGAAGCTCACTGGTACGAGGGGCGGGTGAGATTGATATTGTGAACTCCGGTCTGGAAGAAACAATGATGAACGCCTATTATACCATTTGGGAAATTATGAAAACCAAAGAAACCGGTAGCCTCCGCATAGCTTCTTTCATTAGCGCGATGGAAAAAATTGCTACCGCCTACGTTGCCCGTGGTATCTTCCCTTGA
- a CDS encoding glycosyltransferase family 9 protein, with protein sequence MAKKLKVLILRFSSIGDIVLTTPVPRTLKTQLEAEVHYATKQQYHSLMATNPYIDKIYLLENKLSSLIAQLRLEKYDYIIDLHNNLRTQIIKKRLGIKSHSFSKLNVEKWLMVNFKIDKLPNVHIVDRYMQTVAPLGVKMDSLGLDYFIPEQDEVEPDWLPETHREGFVAYAIGAQFNTKKLPVDRMIELCDRINKPIILLGDKNDWETGEQVAQFFARDEASHDYEEKLAELGKKALIWNACGKFNLNQSASIVRQARYVFTHDTGLMHIAAAFKKNIFCIWGNTIPAFGMYPYRTKFTVLENNRVSCRPCSKIGYQQCPKKHFRCMRGITFDFYLP encoded by the coding sequence ATGGCGAAAAAACTTAAAGTATTGATACTCCGCTTTTCTTCTATCGGAGACATTGTGCTTACCACCCCGGTTCCTCGAACCCTAAAAACCCAATTAGAGGCTGAGGTACACTACGCTACTAAGCAGCAGTATCATTCCCTAATGGCAACGAACCCATATATCGATAAAATCTACTTGTTAGAAAACAAACTATCGTCGCTCATTGCCCAGCTGAGGCTAGAAAAGTACGACTACATTATTGACTTACACAACAATCTTCGCACGCAAATTATCAAGAAACGCTTGGGGATTAAAAGCCATAGCTTTTCCAAACTAAACGTGGAGAAGTGGCTGATGGTTAACTTTAAAATTGATAAGCTGCCCAATGTGCATATTGTAGACCGTTATATGCAAACGGTAGCGCCACTGGGTGTGAAAATGGATAGTTTGGGATTAGACTACTTTATACCGGAGCAAGATGAAGTAGAGCCGGACTGGCTGCCCGAAACCCACCGCGAAGGATTTGTAGCGTACGCCATTGGAGCACAATTTAATACTAAAAAGCTTCCGGTAGATCGGATGATTGAACTGTGTGACCGAATTAATAAACCCATTATTCTTTTGGGCGACAAGAACGACTGGGAAACCGGGGAGCAGGTAGCGCAATTTTTTGCTCGTGATGAAGCTTCGCACGATTATGAAGAGAAATTAGCGGAGCTGGGTAAGAAAGCCCTAATCTGGAATGCCTGCGGAAAGTTTAACCTTAACCAATCGGCTTCTATTGTGCGGCAGGCTCGCTACGTATTTACCCACGATACCGGGCTTATGCATATTGCGGCGGCGTTTAAGAAGAATATTTTTTGCATTTGGGGAAACACTATTCCCGCATTTGGCATGTACCCCTACCGTACCAAATTTACAGTGTTAGAAAACAACCGGGTCAGTTGTCGCCCCTGTTCCAAAATAGGCTATCAGCAGTGCCCCAAAAAACATTTTCGCTGTATGCGCGGTATAACCTTCGACTTTTATTTACCTTAA